The sequence GATTTCTTAGTTGATTTCTTCAAAATGCGCCTTCCCGttgtttcaaaattcttttttaCGGATTTCTCGATTTGTACGCTAACTTAACGAGGATGATTTTTGTGAGAGGACCCGGCCCACCCATGTTGCTGCTGCGGGCCCGACCATCTGACTTCgattaaatttaaatgttattATTATGCTTTTGATTATGAAAAAGGATTTCGATTCGTCCAACAGATATGACAAATTCAAAGTTATCGATATTTAATTGATAAAAATTCGTGCATGACTATCCGTATAGAAGAATTTCATACGAATCTTCTCCCGTATATAATACCCACCCCCACTTCCAAACTGTTTGATTGTTATTGATCGTTTTCTCTCCATTTcactttcttttaattttttttttgcgaaaTCTGAACTGAATTAATAGAAGAAAGCATCGGGATGACGGTTCCAGCGACCAAATATCAAGGTTTTTTACTCCTTCGCGTCTCTTTAATTGTTTTTCTTACTGTTTTTGCTTTTCAATTGGCTGTTTGGTGGACTATGATTTatggtttttgttttattatttgagtttttgttttattttttgagtgATGCGTCCAGTGAAATTTAGTAGTTTTCGTTATTGTGCGAATTCGGTGGAGCTGAATTGCATGGATCACCATGGTAAAACGAATCGAGATCCAAATTTTTCGATATGTTCAAGGTGGATAGATTAGGTGGAATGATTGAATTCCCTGGTTGAGTTGGATTTGTTTCCACAGTTCAATTTCATGTGTGTATGTTTGAGTGACTGTTTGGAAGATGTCCAAAAGTGTAAGGAATAAGAAATGTTTGCACGAGCATGAGCTGGGCAGGCTTATGAAAAAGTATGTGGTGATCTAATATAATATGTTTGTTATATGAATTTCACTGTGTTAACTAGAGTGAATAAACaaaagatttaatatttttatcctttgaaatgattttattattataatactaTGTGGATGCAGAGAATATGTCTGAAGAGGCGAAGAGTGCCTACTTTGATCTGCCAGCCTTGGATGTTTCTGTTGCATTCCCCCAAGCAACTCCAGCTTCCATCTTCCCGCCTTCCGGTAAGAATAATATCATTGTGGTTTTAAATCACTATTGAAAAATTGCGTGCAAATGCAATGATGGATGTGCTTTTTCATTCAATTTGGCTGCATTCTTTTATTTGTTCATGTTCTCGTATAGCTTTTAGTGCACCTCTTTTTTCAAGAACCATGGAGAGTAGCTAATCCTTCTCAATGGGACACCGACACCTCACACCTCTATCTGAAATATTTGCGTGCTTTTAATTAGGATTATCcttttttcaaatgtttcacTTTGTATTTTCATTACACTAATTTAAACCTCACATGACAGTGTCGGACTATTACCAGTTTGATGATTTATTGACTCTTGAGGAGCAAGCTGTCCGAAAGAGAGTACGAGAGTGCATGGAAAAAGAAGTAGCTCCGATAATGGCAAAGGTATTTTTATGTGGTACTTTAACTTCATGCCATTAATATCGCttactttattattttgttcAGTAAAATCTGTTATGAATGAATCACCTTCTGTTTTTTTTCCCTTATGAACCACCTCAGATAAGCAAATGAGAAGTTGgaaattttaagcatttatTCTAAGAATTAAAACTTTGAAATGGCACTTTTATTTGCTTCATGTTGGATTAACCTGAAATTGGGGTTGGAAAATTGTTTTTTCAGTATTGGGAGAAAGCAGAATTTCCATTTGAAGTTGTTCCGAAGCTTGGTGCTTTGTCTGTTGCTGGTAGCACTATCAAGGTTCTTAACTTAGAAGTTTCAATTTCCAGTTTCTGGGCAATGGACACAAACTCGTGGCATCTAACTGAATGTATAATTCAGGGCTATGGGTGTCCCGGGCTCTCTATTACCGCAAGTGCTATTGCTACAGCAGAACTTGCCAGAGTTGATGCCAGCTGCTCTACTTTCATTCTGGTTCATTCTTGTTTGGCAATGCTAACAATTGGTTAGTCCGAAGTCATTTGTGTGATTGTCGAAATATACCTTCTAGTTTGTTGCCACTTGCCAGTTTGTTCAGATAACTCGATGTTTAATGATGACGATAAAGTCAAAAGAGATTTGTTTGTCTGTAAGGACAGGACTCTGTGGATCAGAAGAACAGAAGCAGAAATATTTGCCATCTCTTGCGAAGCTTCAGACTATAGGATGTTGGGTGAGGATAGTTTTTTGCACAAGGCTGTATTTTAACACGTGCGTCTTTAACTTCTCCATTTTTAGTAACTGGAGTATGTGTTCAATGGAACTTAGGGCCTGACAGAACCTGATTATGGAAGTGATGCTAGCTCTTTGAGAACAACTGCAAGGAAGGTTTAGTTTATAAgctttttttcttcatttttctaTGAGTATGTGATCAATAATTTAAGTATAAACTCGGGGATTATCTAACGCATTGGAGTCATCCACTAAACATGGACTTATTTTGCAGCGTAGTATGTATGGTCTTGCTctccattttttaaattaatatgttgGTTTCTGATTATCAGGTTGAGGGAGGTTGGATACTTGAAGGCCAAAAGCGCTGGATAGGAAACAGCACTTTTGCTGATATTTTAGTTATATTTGCTAGAAACACTGCCACAAATCAAATAAATGGGTCAGTATTAAGTTGTCCCTCATGTCTTTTTCCATGCAGTTACCTTTGTATTTTTATATGCATATCATCTTCAAATGTGAGATAGTACTGCTGTGTGTTGTTTATGCCTTCAAGTCATCAATTTCCTTTTGGTGTATGCCTTTCTGTTTCTTGAGATCCCTCGAGCCACTGCCAAAATATAGGCATGTTTGGGTTTTATACTTTCCTATACTATCTGTTTACATCACTCATGGTGGAGCTTCATCTGACAGATTCATCCTAAAGAAGAACTTACCAGGTCTGCAAGCTactaaaatagaaaataaaattggttTGAGAATGGTACAAAATGGAGATATTCTCTTGAAGAAAGTTTTTGTCCCTGATGAAG comes from Primulina huaijiensis isolate GDHJ02 chromosome 5, ASM1229523v2, whole genome shotgun sequence and encodes:
- the LOC140977163 gene encoding acyl-coenzyme A oxidase 4, peroxisomal-like, yielding MTVPATKYQENMSEEAKSAYFDLPALDVSVAFPQATPASIFPPSVSDYYQFDDLLTLEEQAVRKRVRECMEKEVAPIMAKYWEKAEFPFEVVPKLGALSVAGSTIKGYGCPGLSITASAIATAELARVDASCSTFILVHSCLAMLTIGLCGSEEQKQKYLPSLAKLQTIGCWGLTEPDYGSDASSLRTTARKVEGGWILEGQKRWIGNSTFADILVIFARNTATNQINGFILKKNLPGLQATKIENKIGLRMVQNGDILLKKVFVPDEDRLPGVNSFQDTSKVLAVSRVMVAWQPIGISMGVYDMCHRYLKERKQFGAPLAAFQLNQQKLVLMLGNIQAMLLVGWRLCKLYDSGKMTPGHASMGKSWISLKARETVSLGRELLGGNGILADFLVAKALCDLEPIYTYEGTYDINTLVTGREITGIASFKPAALRNQSRL